CTtttcttaaatataaaaaaaaaaaaaaaaaaaaaaaaaaaaaattattttcaatacatgcgcattttatttttttatttttgataagccAATAAATGCACTTATATTATATGAACTTACACTGTAatattggaaaattttgaatagaGGAAATCAAATAAAACTTACACTTTGGGGATCAATTGCAAATCAAGTTGAGGAGAGCTTCTTTACTAAAAATCCAGGCCCTTTTATCATAATAGCTACATGTTTGATTGTCAAGACATTGAAAGGCAAGttcatttctcttttctatttttctttataaccATATTCTGAACTACATAAGAAATCATCCAATTGGGTCAATTaactatttttagcaaaatgttTTTGAGTATATATTGATCAAATTTTCTGTATTcagctttattttcttttttgaatcaTAAATTGAAAGATGTATTTTGGAATTAAGTGGTGTGATACGTTATCACCAGTATTACAATGTGGGGCTTTGTTGTCTTGGGCTATCCCAAAGATGGAACTCTGTGAATTGCATTTGCAACTCTAGAAGGATTTATGCACATGTTTATGCGACAGTTATTGGTTTCTGTAACTTCAACAGTTTACTATTGggttattaatttaatatatgcTGTTTTAGTTGTGTTTCTTTTGTATCTGTAATTGAGTTCTTATTCTTGGAGAGGACTTCACTAtccctttttgtttgttttaacttctttttaGAGATCTCACAAACTTTATGCTTTTTGGGCTATTATTACTTTGAAAGGTGTGGGATGATCACACTATAATATTGGTGTGTTGGCACATCTTGGTGATAGACATGTTTCTCATGTGACAATAAAGGGGTGTACGTTAAGGAAGGTTTTGGAGTCCTTTTAAGgcctaaagaaaaaaagtctAAGTGGCACAAATTATGGGAAACTGTTTGTTTGATATGAAGGTTGTTTTGGCAGTGCGTGGATAATGAGTATTTTTAATAAGGTCCTGTCAAAAAGAAGTTCAACTTGCAACTTGCAAATTAGAATGCAGTATTCCTAAAAGGACACGTGCAATAGTCAAGTTTTTTGGGTTGTGATATAGTAGCCTTTTAAAATAAGTTGtgtatgttttattattatgtggTATCAATACTTTTGAAATCTATTTGTTACTTTTtcaacatgattcacatatttGATATATTTACAGTCTCTACAATACTATGATGATAACATTGAAACTtcaatgaactttttttttctaatgaatcCGTGCATTACAAGAGAGTATAACTTATCGTCAACAAGTGAAACAAGGGTTTATATTGATTTGGACATTCCTAAGACTGCTGAATTCAAAGATTAGTAAGTGCTTTGTTTTGGATTCACATTCTTAACATATTTACAATCTCTACAATACTATGTCTAATATCTTTATGTAAGATAATAGGCTGGTGGAAAATAACCAACCAATAGTACAAATGCCAAAGCAATTCAAACCACAACTGACAATTCAAGAAGAGATGAACATCAACAAAACAACCATAAgtgaaataacaaaaatgatgtgGGACTCTGAtaatgaggtaaaaaaaaaacccttcaacATTGCTTTATGTACTATAGACCtacttttacaaaatttaactataaaattatgAATTGATTGATATTAAATTCAATTTCTAGGAAACTATCTTTACCTGTCAAGGAAAGATTATAAACATTGATGTAAATAATTCTGGTTGGTACTTTATCTCTTGCGAAGTATGTCGTAAAAAGGTAAAGtcgagaaatttttttatggtgcGATAATTGCAACAAAAAGGCATGCATGCTTCCCAATCCCTAggtaaacaaaatgaaaatgtttacttttattattaaaatacacaATAGTTAATATGATATTAACATTATATATGTCATTTCTTTTATCAGGTATAGAATTCAATTAAAGGTTAAACATAGCTCAAGAATGGCCACAttcattttatttgattcaaAAGCAGAAAAATTCCTCAACATATCAGCGAAAGACCTTTTGAACAAATTTTTAGGGGTGAGAATGTAGAAGATAAAATTAGTATTAAATATTTACTAAACTTTACTTGAttgtacaatttgaaaaatgttactTTTGTTAGGAGCCCGATGAAGTCATCCTTCCTGTGTAGATAGAAAATCTGaaaggaaaacaatttgttttcCAAATACAACTAAATGGTTATAATCTCAAGTATGGATGGGATTTCTACACTGTCAAGAAACGTTTCGACTCTTTTGAAGAAACTGACAAAGTAATTCAGCTTGATAAAATGACAAAAGTACGTATTCTTTAATTtagcaaaattacaaatatgatATTTAAGATGTATATGTTGTAATACATTCCTCAACCTATTCTATTGCCAGGCTTACATCAGTGATGCTTCAAATGAATGTAGCAACAACTTATCAACTGAAGAAGATGGTGATTGTACAATATTTCAAAAACTTGAGGTTCAAAGTAATGTTCAACTCACACCAACATCTATActgaaggaaaacaaaaggcCATATTCAGAGACTACTACAAAGcaacaaaggaagaagatacaaaaaacactttaaagtTGTATTTCAATCTCTAAGATTTTCTATGCACAATTTGGTTTTAATGGATTTGTGATTTTCGTACTAAAGACATATAGGAACAAAggaatttttttgcttttatgcacaatttggttttaaaatgaAACAAAGAGGAATTAAACTCTTATATTTAGTTATTCGAGGATACAGTTTTACTTCAATGTTTTTTAAGTATAATGAATACATTGAATATTTAGTGGAAGTCATGaaatatatgaaattgaaaaataaaaaagccataGCAAAAATACATGGTATTGGGACATTTGCCTAAAATgtgcaaataaaaaattgttgggAGGAGCTTCAGCCTAAAATAGTTGTGGCTTTGAGAGATGATAAACTATTTGGTTATGCATTGTAATATATTacttcataatatttatatttatctcATATTTAATATTACTTCATAATATTACATGTTTCATCTTATATTAGAGCCAATTTAGctttcaataattgaaattagagAGATGTTCAAACCTAAacatgttaactttttttttataaaactagccTGTTCATCGCacgagttagcgactagtataaaataaaatgcctgatcatgaatttttttttgttggcttcTTTTAATTATgccatataatttttaaaaatcccCATTTTTCTatgttattataaaatatatttctaatttaatttttataattacaaaTAGTATTAAACTATATAAGTTAATTCTAATTAGAACTCATCATCTCAATAAAGCACCACAATACTAACcaaattatgattaaattacattttatcttTGTGGGTGCCTTTTGTGTTAATAGGCCAAGGCTCGTTCTGCAATGTTTTGGCCCATTGAGTCGTGGGTTAGGAAGTTGGGGTTGACCTAACTCCTTTGCAGGACCATGCTATAGactagtttgtgcacaagccaaGCACTCCAGGGGTGTAGATGATGAAACACATGAAGCAAAGAGTTGGACTATGGTCAAGTGGGCCAGCTACAGCAGAAAGAAGTGAAGTGGAAAAATAGCTGATAAAATAGAATAACCAATACATCAAATATTATTAAGGATGCCATGGCAGACCAACTAACACATCAAATATAATAAGAAATGCCACGACAGAACaactaatacaaaaaatataataaaagatgCCACGGTAGAACAGCTAATacagaaaatataataaaatatgcCACGACAAAACAACTAATAcaacaagagagaaaaaatggtaGAAAAGATACCTCTTTTCtaccattttttctctcttcctttaccacttactttctttctttctttttctcagaTCTTTCTCTCTCAGTCTTTTACTATTGTCTTGCTATGGGTTCTTCCTTTTCATCTATGGCTACTGTCCCTCTTTGTTGTGGGCATTCCTTCAAGACTGCCCACCAACCCATTAGTTGTTCGGCCACTACCACTATTGGGTAAACCCAGTGTATTATCTTTCTTCCACTACCCATTCCATGTCAATATCTCTCTTTGTTTGATCTTGCTATAAGACTTTCTCTTACTACCtacctctatggcatgcatcaagtGGTCTCAGCCGTCTACGACCACTTTTGGGCAAAATGCCATCCTGGCAAGGCATTTTCCCAATAGAAGCTTTGGTTGGAAACCCAAAATAAACTCTTTTCCCCCCACCACCAAAGCACACCCTTTGAACCCCTTGACTGTGGGTTCACCtctcttgtattggctgggtacagatTGATAATGCTCCGACCATTTGTGCTTACTCCATTATCCtctatctttgttttctttagtCCCCATGTTGTTTCTATCGTAGCAGACTAGCCTTGTTTTGTTCTACTGTGAGTCTCCTCTACACGTGTTTATCCTCTACAGAAGAGGGCATGGGCTTTTGggtttccttatttcttttcattcGTTCCTAGGCTCTTGTATTTACTTGGCATAAGTTATTGCCAAACCAATTTGTTAGGCTTTTActctcttctttcttatttCCTCGGGCCTTCATAATCCACTAGCTTGCATGTTATTCCCCTTTTTCACCTTTTGCTATGTTCCTTGACCTTTTAGCCTATTGGGCTTAATTTCTTCCTTTGGACTCTCATAGCTCATTTACTTTACTTTTACCTCTTATATGACTACAGGCCTACTGGTTATCATTTCCTACCATGTTGGCCCATTGGGCTCTTACCTCTTTCCTTGGGCTCTCATGGCCTATTTGCTTCTATCGTATTTCttccattcttttcctttttcatctCCATTTACTATCTGGCTTTTTTCTGCTGTTGGGCCTTTTGTCGAAAACGGGTATTAACATTCAGCACCCTAAGCATGTGAATTGTTCCCGTAGTTCATATGCGAATACTTCTACCGTTTCTTTTGCGGGCTTTTTAAACAATGGTCCCCACCTTGCTTAATTTCTGCGATGAACAGACCTGTCTTTTCTAATTTCCcaatttatcaattattttaaactaGCCCCTCCACTTCATTTAATGCATTGCCTCTTTTGATGACTATTCCGTCGTTTCCCTTCCAGACGTTTGTACGTATCCCAATCTTTACTCTTTATCTCTCACAATACCTTTTCTCTTTCACAACTTGCTTGCTCACTTccaagtgcaggagatcgttgcaatataattctcgaagtaccgaggtcgaaccacaaggagcaaggtaaattcaaagacaatataattaaataataatttgggtgaagaagaaaaatactttttcttggtgatttttaacaagaataataataaaaactgatttaaatcaataatgtaaatactagggcatcaGGGGggtttccctatatcgatatgaaattttttgtgatctaagaaaatatatatttcataattgattattattatacaattaaaaacttatgattcggttgaactaAGACAGttcaagaacgcatgataacctTGATTAATAATGtggttagaaaagttttcagaaaaacccattcactttagaacctaatttctatttgaaactattagaaattcatctaaacaataagaaaaacatgattgaacttattgaaagtatggaagaactaatacatcaaaagaaatctaattgaacaatcaaatatgtcattgataaaatcctagaaagaatcacattgaatatttatatcgtatagaagaaacataacccctagccctagcaaggagtttaggctgccattagagaaaggaaaatacaaggttttctctaCCTAAAATTCGTTCTACACAacctcccttcaaaaccctaacgtctaagtgtccaaagaaaataaaacttttactattttaatttccgtCCAAGTTTACAGtggtaacttgtgagttaatttcagccttcaaaacttgagaatttcgaaaaactcaaaactggagggttgtagatatttaagtcacggtTCCAATCCATCTAGCTTTgtatcaattggatttttgaggagagagatacgcccaaaatactgatcGGTGCTTAgatcagatttttccttttcagattctgcctctttgatttctttccttatttgaagcttccaatcatggtagacgatccaagcactccagctgcacctccttagacatttaagcatggtcctttagctccacttaattctagtttggcctccattctcttacaaattcctgtaaactcatctttctcacatgatttcctaAAAGTagaaattacacacaatgaatggcatcttattcaagaaattatgtaaagatcaATAATaaggactaatgcaaatcatggtttaattatacaaattaagcatagtaataaggagataacgcccacataaatatataacaagtatacattttaaggcgttgtcagacccccccccccccaacttaAATCTTGCTAGTCCCTAACAATCCACAAAGCACCCATGTCTACTAAAAGTGAaaaatctaatctaatctaatactATATGTAAAAGCAGAAGCCTTTTCTTGCAATTAAGGAGGTGTTGCCACGTAAGGAAAAATGCCGACTTTAAATTCTGCCACTTATGAGTTAAAAAGCAATAAATTATGTTGGTTGGCAATCCTACAACACTATTTAAATCCTCTcattataaataacaaaaaataaccGGTTAAAATTAAAGAGTACACATAAATAGAAATAGAGAGGCAATGAAACCGAGAGAGAGGCGATGAAGACacagagaaagaaacaaaaaatgagatAGGCAATCCTGGGACACGGAGAAAGAAGAGAACCCCTCTCTGTTTCTGACAAAACGGCTCTCTATTTCTCTCACTAAGATTAGAGTTCATTTGCCATTTTGGTTTTACcagaacaagaacaaaaaaagtcCCCTTTGCCCACAAACAACGCCTCCGATGGGTTCTATTCTTTCTCTGATGTTTTTAGGTAAATTAGATTTGTTATatgctttcaattttttcaatttggttCTAGATTTGGATTCAAAAATTAGGGCTAAGGAAATCAggttttaatatgtgactattctttttttaattttttcggaaatagattttttttcaattcgtCTATTTTGGAATTAAATCATTCAAATTCTTATATGTGACTATTTTATTAGATACTTTTAGTAATGGGTTTGTTTAAATTCGTCTCTTTTGGATGTAAAacattcaatttctttctttgcaGAGATGAATTGGAATCTTTCTTCAATTTGGAGTCTCTAATTTCATCAAAGCAAAGGTACCaaaattttttcctaatattCTCCTAACTTTACCTCTCTTAAATGTTCTGTTGGGGCATTGAAATTGTGGAATTTTGAAATCTGAAAACATATTGTTTATACATTGTAGATACTTTTAAGTcatgattttgttatttttgatgttgggtttttctgggttttgcatgttttaaattCTTAAATCTGAAAGAATGATGTCCTTTGTACAAAATTGATTACTTTGTATGTTATGGTAGA
This portion of the Castanea sativa cultivar Marrone di Chiusa Pesio chromosome 7, ASM4071231v1 genome encodes:
- the LOC142643681 gene encoding uncharacterized protein LOC142643681 isoform X1, translating into MFDCQDIERYRIQLKVKHSSRMATFILFDSKAEKFLNISAKDLLNKFLGIENLKGKQFVFQIQLNGYNLKYGWDFYTVKKRFDSFEETDKVIQLDKMTKAYISDASNECSNNLSTEEDGDCTIFQKLEVQSNVQLTPTSILKENKRPYSETTTKQQRKKIQKTL
- the LOC142643681 gene encoding uncharacterized protein LOC142643681 isoform X3 — protein: MPKQFKPQLTIQEEMNINKTTISEITKMMWDSDNEIENLKGKQFVFQIQLNGYNLKYGWDFYTVKKRFDSFEETDKVIQLDKMTKAYISDASNECSNNLSTEEDGDCTIFQKLEVQSNVQLTPTSILKENKRPYSETTTKQQRKKIQKTL
- the LOC142643681 gene encoding uncharacterized protein LOC142643681 isoform X2, which gives rise to MRYRIQLKVKHSSRMATFILFDSKAEKFLNISAKDLLNKFLGIENLKGKQFVFQIQLNGYNLKYGWDFYTVKKRFDSFEETDKVIQLDKMTKAYISDASNECSNNLSTEEDGDCTIFQKLEVQSNVQLTPTSILKENKRPYSETTTKQQRKKIQKTL